The nucleotide window GGACTGCCCGAAGTTGGCATTCAAGACGCGCATGCCACCGACCAGAACCGTCATTTCAGGAGCAGTCAGGGTCAGCAACTGCGCCTTATCAACCAACATTTCCTCTGCCGATACGGCATATTTAGCTTTGAGGTAGTTACGGAACCCGTCCGCCTTCGGTTCGAGTACGTGAAACGACACCACGTCGGTCTGTTCCTCCGACGCATCCGTGCGTCCCGGCGTGAAGGGAACGTTTACATCGTGACCGGCGTCCTTGGCAGCTTTTTCGACAGCGGCGCAACCACCCAGAACGATGAGATCCGCAAGGGATACCTTTTTCCCGCCGGACTGCGCGGCGTTGAACTCCTGTTGGATTCCCTCAAGGGCCTGCAGCACAGCCTCAAGTTGCTCGGGCTGGTTGACCTCCCAACCCTTTTGCGGCGCGAGGCGAATGCGCGCCCCGTTCGCCCCGCCGCGCTTGTCAGAACCGCGGAACGTGGACGCCGAAGCCCAAGCCGTCGAGACCAGTTGGGAGACAGAAAGGCCCGAAGCCAGAATCTTGCCCTTGAGGTCGGCGATATCCTGCGCGTCGATCAACTCATGATCGACTGCGGGCACCGGATCCTGCCAGATCAGTTCCTCGGCCGGTACTTCCGGGCCAAGATAGCGCGAGCGGGGGCCCATGTCGCGGTGGGTCAGCTTGAACCACGCCCGGGCAAACGCGTCCGCAAATTCCTCCGGGTTCTCGTGGAACCGCTTCGCAATCGCCTTATAAATCGGATCCATCCTCAGCGAGAGGTCTGCCGTGGTCATCATGGTCGTAACCCGCTTCGCCGGATCGTGAGCGGCAGGCGCGAGATCCTTTTCATCCGGATTGACCGGAACCCATTGGTAGGCACCGGCAGGGCTTTTCACCAGATTCCAGTCATATTTGAACAGTATGTCGAAATAACCCATATCCCACTGGGTCGGTTTCGGCGTCCAGGCACCCTCCAAGCCGCTGCTGATCGTGTCACCCCCCTTGCCGCTGCCGTGGCTGCTCTTCCAGCCGAGCCCCTGTTCCTCGATGGATGCAGCTTCCGGTTCCGGACCGACATGCGCTGCATCACCAGCACCATGACATTTGCCGAAGGTGTGACCGCCGGCGACCAGGGCAACGGTCTCCTCGTCGTTCATGGCCATGCGGGCGAAGGTCTCGCGAACGTCGCGGCCCGACGCGAGAGCATCCGGCTCACCGTCCGGGCCTTCCGGGTTCACGTAGATCAGGCCCATCTGAACGGCCGCCAGGGGGTTTTCGAGATCCCGGTCACCGGAATAACGGCTCTTGGGCATGTCGCTTGTAGCCAGCCATTCTTCCTCGGAACCCCAGTAGACGTCCTCTTCCGGCTCCCAGATGTCCTCGCGCCCGCCGCCGAAGCCGAAGGTCTTGAATCCCATCGATTCCATCGCGCAGTTGCCGGCGAGGATCATCAGATCGGCCCAGGAGATCTTGTTGCCATATTTCTGTTTGATCGGCCAGAGCAGACGGCGCGCCTTGTCAAGGTTCACGTTGTCGGGCCAGCTGTTGAGAGGCGCCAAGCGTTGATTGCCGGAACCTGCCCCGCCGCGGCCGTCGCCCATGCGGTAGGTGCCGGCGCTGTGCCACGCCATCCGGATGAAGAGCCCCCCGTAGTGACCATAGTCCGCCGGCCACCAGTCCTGCGAGTCGGTCATCAGCGCATATATGTCCTTCTTCAGGACGTCCAGATCAAGTTTCTTGAATTCTTCAGCGTAGTTGAATTCCTCGCCCATTGGATTGGACTTGGATGAATGCTGGTGCAGAATGTTAAGGTTCAACTGGTTCGGCCACCAGTCTCGGTTTGACGTGCTACGGCTGGCTA belongs to Pseudomonadota bacterium and includes:
- the katG gene encoding catalase/peroxidase HPI; translated protein: MNEESKCPVTGRSSSDVASRSTSNRDWWPNQLNLNILHQHSSKSNPMGEEFNYAEEFKKLDLDVLKKDIYALMTDSQDWWPADYGHYGGLFIRMAWHSAGTYRMGDGRGGAGSGNQRLAPLNSWPDNVNLDKARRLLWPIKQKYGNKISWADLMILAGNCAMESMGFKTFGFGGGREDIWEPEEDVYWGSEEEWLATSDMPKSRYSGDRDLENPLAAVQMGLIYVNPEGPDGEPDALASGRDVRETFARMAMNDEETVALVAGGHTFGKCHGAGDAAHVGPEPEAASIEEQGLGWKSSHGSGKGGDTISSGLEGAWTPKPTQWDMGYFDILFKYDWNLVKSPAGAYQWVPVNPDEKDLAPAAHDPAKRVTTMMTTADLSLRMDPIYKAIAKRFHENPEEFADAFARAWFKLTHRDMGPRSRYLGPEVPAEELIWQDPVPAVDHELIDAQDIADLKGKILASGLSVSQLVSTAWASASTFRGSDKRGGANGARIRLAPQKGWEVNQPEQLEAVLQALEGIQQEFNAAQSGGKKVSLADLIVLGGCAAVEKAAKDAGHDVNVPFTPGRTDASEEQTDVVSFHVLEPKADGFRNYLKAKYAVSAEEMLVDKAQLLTLTAPEMTVLVGGMRVLNANFGQSPHGVFTRQPETLTNDFFVNLLDMSTTWKATSEDEQVFEGRDRKSGELKWTGTRIDLIFGSNSQLRALAEVYGCENSQEKFLHDFVAVWNKVMNLDRFDLEVPS